In Devosia beringensis, a single window of DNA contains:
- a CDS encoding sensor histidine kinase: MAAALALTVLFVILLAAVIRLAVNENRLAGEPAEGVVWFSSQAQFEAMRLADSVLLFEMGRVARDEVILRFDLLDSRLRLFEEGQMTERVAGMSYQNEIAGVRKILDGQRGQLTGLDRADAEGLNALHDDAHAVSLTMRDFANAGMLDGRDRQEASRASRRQILLEIFGYLLATLAAGVLVSIIVVRNYRTMAQAEAALAQEREVSRLHRAFTSVVSHQFRTPLSIIDASSQRMLRRATVMTADEIVTRVSKIRNACQRLTRLMESTLNAARLEQGEIAFHARSCNLHHLIAAACDNQPEQDQSRIDCALERLPQLVIADSTLLEQAIQNLLSNALKYSPPDSLVLVRGAQQGNDVLISVADRGVGIPADELRFISERFFRARTAEGIPGTGIGLNFVSQIMVLHRGRIDVDSVEGKGSTFTLIFPYSSPSKLYAASSEQAG, from the coding sequence ATGGCCGCAGCGCTGGCGCTGACCGTTCTGTTCGTCATCTTGCTGGCGGCGGTCATCCGGCTGGCCGTCAACGAAAATCGCCTGGCGGGTGAACCGGCCGAGGGCGTCGTCTGGTTTTCAAGTCAGGCGCAGTTCGAAGCCATGCGCCTGGCAGATTCTGTGCTGCTGTTCGAGATGGGGCGGGTGGCGCGCGACGAAGTCATCTTGCGCTTCGACCTGCTCGACAGCAGGCTCCGTCTGTTCGAGGAGGGCCAGATGACCGAGCGGGTCGCTGGCATGAGCTATCAGAACGAGATTGCGGGCGTGCGCAAAATCCTTGATGGCCAGCGGGGACAACTGACAGGTCTGGATCGCGCAGACGCCGAAGGCCTGAACGCGCTGCACGACGATGCCCATGCGGTCTCTCTGACCATGCGAGACTTTGCCAATGCCGGTATGCTGGACGGCCGGGACCGGCAGGAGGCTTCGCGCGCCAGTCGCCGTCAGATCCTGCTCGAAATCTTCGGCTATCTGCTGGCTACCCTGGCGGCGGGTGTGCTGGTGAGCATCATTGTGGTCCGCAATTACCGGACCATGGCGCAAGCCGAAGCCGCATTGGCGCAGGAACGGGAGGTGTCGCGCCTGCACCGTGCCTTCACCTCGGTGGTGTCGCATCAGTTCCGCACGCCACTCTCGATCATCGATGCCAGTTCGCAGCGCATGTTGCGCCGCGCCACGGTAATGACAGCGGACGAAATCGTCACCAGGGTCAGCAAGATCCGCAATGCCTGCCAGCGCCTCACGAGGCTGATGGAGAGCACGCTCAATGCCGCCCGGCTTGAGCAAGGCGAGATAGCCTTTCATGCGCGTAGCTGTAACCTGCATCATCTGATCGCGGCCGCTTGCGACAACCAGCCCGAACAGGACCAAAGCCGCATCGATTGCGCCCTGGAGAGGCTCCCGCAACTGGTCATCGCCGACAGCACGCTTCTGGAGCAGGCCATCCAGAACCTGCTGTCGAACGCCCTGAAATATTCGCCGCCCGATAGCCTTGTACTAGTCCGCGGCGCCCAGCAGGGCAACGATGTCCTTATCAGCGTGGCGGACCGTGGCGTCGGCATTCCGGCTGACGAGCTCAGGTTTATCAGTGAACGTTTCTTTCGCGCCCGCACCGCCGAGGGGATTCCGGGAACGGGGATTGGACTGAACTTCGTGTCGCAAATCATGGTGCTACACAGGGGACGGATCGACGTGGATAGCGTCGAAGGCAAGGGCTCAACCTTTACCCTGATCTTTCCCTATAGCAGCCCATCAAAGCTTTATGCTGCCTCGTCTGAGCAGGCCGGTTAA
- a CDS encoding DUF1127 domain-containing protein, with the protein MISVLDTWRAKRRIRNTHQELYSLSDRTLSDIGLARSDIRTIGANGLPNRHGR; encoded by the coding sequence ATGATCAGCGTTCTCGATACCTGGCGCGCCAAGCGCCGCATTCGCAACACCCACCAGGAACTCTATAGTCTCAGCGACCGGACCCTCAGCGATATTGGTCTGGCCCGTTCTGACATTCGCACTATTGGCGCGAATGGCCTGCCCAATCGGCACGGGCGCTGA
- a CDS encoding response regulator: MSATILCVEDEADLRSDICEELVAAGYQVEEAGNGQEALDLLRERSFDLVLCDITMPRISGLDLLQRVRQAPDLADLPFVFLTALAGRQDIIAGKAAGVDDYLTKPIDFDLMLITIAARLDQVARIKGTRPPTDAAEGQSLRAALMGADEALNRIAVGVFLLDSDHRVLFRNRRADQLLEERDGISLSRDLLLRGGRPQQTQALRDIIDRAIASLANGARQGSEAVALERDSGKRALVAVACPLGKGAAAVGEPVVGLFVTDPQWRSSDAAQAVAQLYGLSPAETRLALALVRGLRLDEIAEEFGLSRNTVSYTLKNLFRKTETDRQADLISLFIASPVALGPN; the protein is encoded by the coding sequence ATGAGTGCCACGATACTTTGTGTCGAAGACGAGGCGGACCTTCGCAGCGATATCTGCGAGGAACTGGTTGCCGCCGGATATCAGGTCGAAGAAGCAGGTAATGGTCAGGAAGCCCTGGACCTGTTGCGCGAACGTTCCTTCGATCTCGTGCTATGCGACATCACCATGCCGCGCATATCTGGCCTCGACCTGTTGCAACGGGTCCGGCAGGCGCCCGATCTTGCCGATCTGCCATTCGTTTTTCTGACGGCATTGGCGGGGCGGCAGGACATCATCGCCGGCAAGGCAGCCGGCGTCGATGACTATCTGACCAAGCCGATCGACTTCGACCTGATGCTGATTACGATCGCAGCGCGGCTCGACCAGGTTGCCCGCATAAAAGGAACGAGGCCGCCGACGGACGCCGCCGAGGGGCAAAGCCTGCGCGCCGCCCTCATGGGCGCGGATGAGGCGCTCAACCGGATCGCGGTGGGCGTTTTCCTGCTCGACAGCGACCACAGGGTATTGTTCCGCAACCGGCGCGCGGACCAATTGTTGGAGGAGCGCGATGGCATCAGCCTTTCCCGCGACCTGCTGTTGCGTGGTGGCAGACCGCAACAGACCCAGGCCCTGCGCGACATCATCGACAGGGCCATAGCGAGCCTGGCAAATGGCGCCCGCCAAGGCAGTGAAGCGGTCGCCCTGGAACGCGACAGCGGCAAGCGGGCATTGGTTGCGGTCGCCTGTCCGCTCGGCAAGGGGGCGGCCGCCGTGGGTGAGCCGGTAGTGGGCCTGTTTGTCACCGATCCACAATGGCGCTCAAGCGATGCCGCGCAGGCGGTGGCGCAGCTCTACGGACTGTCGCCAGCCGAGACCCGGCTGGCCCTGGCGCTGGTGCGCGGCCTGCGTCTGGATGAGATCGCCGAGGAGTTCGGGCTGTCGCGCAACACGGTGAGCTATACGCTCAAGAACCTGTTCCGCAAGACCGAGACCGATCGCCAGGCCGACCTCATCAGCCTCTTCATTGCCAGTCCGGTGGCCCTGGGGCCCAATTGA
- a CDS encoding FAD-binding oxidoreductase: MNVHARVSAPMIAPLLAIAIEKLAARMEGRIVTADAVDYDPLRAIAHSNWDHRPLFVARVASARDVADMVDFARRHNLELAVRSGGHSVCGHSGSQDGVVIDLRELNSLDIDLHNMTAWAGSGLTAGDLTRALDPHGVAVGFGDSASVGIGGITLGGGVGYLTRKFGLTLDSLIAAEIVTAAGSILSVDESHSPELFWAIRGGGGNFGVVTRLCYRLNPLPAFTGGPLVLPATPAALSGFIAAAKAAPDELSAILLAMPAPPMPFLPPDVIGTTVLIGMMAYAGPDDDAQRALAPFRALAEPVADLVRPGPYSMMYLPEDPSMVPALSIRTLFKDDFDQDDADIILRQLERCDAPMRMAQFRVLGGAAARIPADATAYAHRDAAMLVAFLAMDGSAEAAARHDVWAESCAAMLGGAQRGTYVNFLGEQGSDIISRSYAGATWQRLREIKSRYDPTNLFRLNQNIPPA, translated from the coding sequence ATGAACGTCCACGCACGGGTCAGCGCCCCCATGATTGCGCCCCTTCTTGCCATCGCCATCGAAAAGCTCGCAGCGCGCATGGAAGGCCGGATCGTTACGGCCGACGCCGTCGACTACGATCCGTTGCGCGCCATCGCCCACAGCAACTGGGATCATCGCCCTCTATTTGTCGCTCGGGTCGCCAGCGCGCGCGACGTGGCCGACATGGTAGATTTCGCCCGCCGGCACAATCTCGAGCTAGCCGTACGCAGCGGCGGCCACTCCGTTTGCGGCCACAGCGGCAGCCAGGACGGTGTCGTCATCGACCTGCGCGAGCTGAATTCCCTCGATATCGACCTGCACAACATGACCGCCTGGGCGGGCAGCGGATTGACCGCCGGAGACTTGACGAGGGCCCTCGACCCGCATGGCGTGGCGGTCGGTTTCGGCGATTCCGCCAGCGTCGGCATTGGCGGCATTACGCTTGGTGGCGGCGTCGGCTATCTGACGCGAAAATTCGGCCTCACCCTTGACTCGCTGATCGCTGCCGAGATTGTCACCGCCGCTGGTAGTATCCTCTCCGTCGATGAGAGCCACAGCCCCGAGCTCTTCTGGGCGATCAGGGGCGGCGGCGGCAATTTTGGCGTGGTGACGCGCCTTTGCTATCGCCTCAATCCTTTGCCGGCGTTCACCGGCGGGCCCCTGGTGCTCCCGGCGACGCCGGCGGCGCTGAGCGGGTTCATCGCAGCTGCCAAGGCCGCGCCCGATGAGTTAAGCGCTATTCTGCTGGCCATGCCCGCCCCGCCAATGCCGTTCCTGCCGCCCGACGTGATCGGCACGACCGTGCTGATCGGCATGATGGCCTATGCCGGTCCGGACGACGACGCGCAGCGCGCGCTGGCGCCGTTCCGGGCGCTGGCCGAACCCGTTGCCGATCTTGTCCGCCCCGGTCCCTACAGCATGATGTATCTGCCTGAAGACCCTTCCATGGTACCAGCGCTGTCGATACGGACGCTGTTCAAGGATGATTTCGATCAGGACGATGCCGACATCATCCTGAGGCAGCTCGAGCGCTGCGACGCGCCGATGCGCATGGCCCAGTTCCGGGTGTTGGGCGGTGCGGCAGCGCGCATTCCGGCTGATGCAACGGCCTATGCCCATCGGGATGCTGCCATGCTTGTCGCCTTCCTTGCCATGGACGGCAGCGCCGAAGCGGCAGCTCGGCACGATGTATGGGCGGAAAGCTGCGCGGCGATGCTCGGTGGCGCCCAGCGTGGCACCTACGTCAACTTCCTGGGCGAACAGGGCTCGGACATTATCTCTCGGTCCTATGCCGGCGCCACCTGGCAGCGGCTGCGGGAGATCAAGAGCCGCTATGATCCAACCAACCTGTTCCGCCTCAACCAGAACATTCCGCCGGCCTGA
- a CDS encoding molybdopterin-dependent oxidoreductase, protein MSLNIWTSGRTFRTGWQILVGLAATTLFVVSAFGQTLEPLPAPAGPVILTVAGSIEVTNGNAGAAFDRDMLYALGISELTTSTPWTDGTRVFWGVLARAVLDRVGATGATVLASALNDYTVEIPMEDFETYDVLLATEMDGEEMLVSDKGPIWIVYPRDSDSALQDRRLHDRWVWQLKALQVR, encoded by the coding sequence ATGTCTTTGAACATCTGGACGTCTGGTCGGACTTTTCGCACTGGTTGGCAGATCCTTGTGGGTCTGGCGGCGACTACCCTGTTTGTCGTGTCCGCCTTCGGGCAGACCTTGGAGCCGCTCCCCGCGCCAGCCGGTCCGGTTATCCTGACGGTTGCTGGCAGTATCGAAGTGACCAATGGTAACGCTGGTGCCGCGTTTGATCGCGACATGCTCTACGCACTTGGCATTTCCGAGCTCACGACATCGACGCCATGGACCGATGGTACCAGGGTGTTTTGGGGCGTTCTTGCGCGGGCCGTGCTGGACCGCGTGGGAGCGACAGGGGCGACTGTCCTGGCCTCCGCACTGAACGACTATACGGTTGAAATCCCCATGGAGGATTTTGAGACATACGATGTGCTCCTCGCCACCGAAATGGACGGCGAGGAAATGCTGGTCAGCGACAAGGGTCCGATTTGGATCGTCTATCCGCGCGACAGCGACTCGGCATTGCAGGACCGGCGATTGCATGACCGCTGGGTCTGGCAACTCAAGGCCTTGCAGGTGCGATGA
- a CDS encoding acyltransferase family protein: MRRFEALDAFRGLAALGIVAVHVDFTARPWWVPENAQLYLLVDFFFVLSGFVISHSYSRRIENTGDVGIFMWRRLGRVWPLHMVMLACLLMFEVLKVALTATGAPSIEPFTGFAAPNSITQNLLLLNSLGTTPGLSWNVPSWSISGELVAYLVFSGVIYFAVPVRLVSMVIVISCLAVLMNFSPRGMDATFDFGAIRCMAGFFAGCFAYSLYRARPAASDSNDFLWTIAELVTLVVVLSYLSIARTTWLSFAAPLVFSACVLVFSMDRGLVSKALQAPWFAFLGRISYSIYMVHFVLLAVVVQCTMVVARLAPAVSAWFPFKDDLFTLGLLLLVIAGSSVTYRFVELPGMAFFRQLERRSGRRQAESEDRPRTPY; this comes from the coding sequence ATGAGACGTTTTGAAGCTCTTGATGCTTTTCGCGGCCTCGCAGCACTGGGTATTGTCGCTGTCCACGTCGATTTTACTGCCCGTCCTTGGTGGGTGCCCGAAAACGCACAGCTTTACCTCCTAGTCGACTTTTTCTTTGTGTTGAGTGGCTTTGTCATTAGCCACAGCTACTCGCGCCGGATCGAAAACACTGGCGATGTCGGCATTTTTATGTGGCGCCGGCTGGGACGGGTGTGGCCGCTGCACATGGTGATGCTGGCATGCCTGTTGATGTTCGAGGTACTTAAGGTGGCCTTGACTGCCACCGGCGCCCCTTCGATTGAACCTTTCACCGGCTTTGCCGCCCCAAACTCCATCACGCAGAATCTACTTTTGTTGAACAGCTTGGGGACCACCCCCGGACTGTCATGGAATGTGCCAAGTTGGAGCATCAGCGGGGAGCTGGTGGCCTACCTGGTCTTTAGTGGGGTCATATATTTCGCGGTACCAGTCCGCCTGGTGTCCATGGTGATTGTCATCAGCTGCCTCGCTGTGCTGATGAATTTCTCGCCCCGCGGGATGGACGCAACGTTCGATTTCGGCGCCATCAGGTGCATGGCGGGGTTCTTTGCTGGTTGCTTTGCATACTCACTCTATCGAGCACGGCCGGCAGCGAGCGATAGCAATGACTTCTTATGGACCATCGCCGAACTGGTGACCTTGGTGGTGGTCCTGTCGTACTTGTCCATCGCGCGCACCACGTGGCTCAGCTTTGCTGCACCGCTGGTGTTTAGCGCCTGCGTCCTTGTGTTCAGTATGGATCGCGGGCTTGTTTCGAAAGCCCTGCAGGCGCCTTGGTTCGCCTTTCTGGGCCGGATTTCCTACTCGATCTACATGGTGCATTTCGTGCTGCTGGCGGTCGTGGTGCAATGCACAATGGTGGTCGCTCGCCTAGCTCCAGCGGTGTCTGCTTGGTTTCCGTTCAAGGACGACCTTTTCACGCTTGGTTTGCTCCTCCTCGTCATAGCGGGCTCCAGCGTCACCTATCGGTTCGTCGAGTTACCCGGCATGGCCTTCTTTCGTCAGTTGGAACGCCGAAGTGGCCGGCGGCAAGCTGAGTCAGAAGATCGCCCCCGCACCCCTTATTAA
- a CDS encoding amino acid ABC transporter ATP-binding protein, which produces MSDLPAVEIRKLSKSFSNIEVLRDVDLVVHKGEVVSILGSSGSGKSTLLRCINWLEQPDSGSVFIAGQRMGYNAEKHRPMTNREMAATRARTGMVFQSFNLWPHLTVAQNVSISPIKVKGMAKAEARELALQLLDKVGLGDKAEVYPFTLSGGQKQRVAIARALAMSPEVILFDEPTSALDPERVGEVLQVMRDLSGEGYTMVVVTHEMEFARMVSDQVVFLDKGLIIEKATPEVFFSNPASERVRRFLDRQD; this is translated from the coding sequence ATGTCTGATCTGCCCGCGGTCGAGATCCGCAAGCTGTCCAAGAGTTTTTCAAACATAGAGGTGCTGCGCGACGTGGATCTTGTCGTCCACAAGGGCGAGGTGGTCAGCATCCTGGGCTCGTCCGGCTCGGGCAAGTCGACCCTGCTTCGCTGCATCAACTGGCTGGAGCAGCCGGACAGCGGTTCGGTTTTCATTGCCGGCCAGCGCATGGGCTATAATGCCGAAAAACACCGGCCGATGACCAATCGTGAAATGGCCGCCACGCGCGCCCGCACCGGCATGGTATTCCAGAGCTTCAACCTCTGGCCGCATCTCACCGTGGCCCAGAATGTCTCGATCTCCCCCATCAAGGTCAAGGGCATGGCCAAGGCCGAAGCGCGCGAACTGGCGCTGCAGCTGCTCGACAAGGTCGGTCTGGGCGACAAGGCCGAGGTCTATCCGTTCACGCTATCGGGCGGGCAAAAGCAGCGTGTCGCCATCGCGCGGGCCCTGGCGATGAGTCCGGAAGTGATCCTGTTCGACGAGCCCACTTCTGCGCTCGACCCCGAGCGTGTGGGCGAGGTGTTGCAGGTCATGCGCGATCTGTCTGGGGAGGGCTACACGATGGTGGTGGTCACCCACGAGATGGAGTTCGCCCGCATGGTCTCGGACCAGGTGGTGTTCCTCGACAAGGGTCTGATCATCGAGAAGGCAACCCCAGAGGTCTTCTTCTCCAACCCGGCTTCAGAACGGGTTCGCCGATTTTTGGATCGGCAGGACTAG